A stretch of Methanobrevibacter sp. YE315 DNA encodes these proteins:
- a CDS encoding Zc3h12a-like ribonuclease → MKVVVDASNVAYHVKNENGQPKISNILSAVKALEESEDEFVIIADASLRHDIDDKEKYLKLLESENVEEVPAGNDADHFILEIAYDEKAKILSNDKFRDYAAEFKNISSMRIPFIIENGRLTFGKPKKPKKDKNILQHICNEIIKELEFKKWEIYTGKEGLEISPLNIAKQAIIRIDNESNADSKLENIFSKIPMFNKIVEMVDDVEVAAPYVIFVLVHPKDYKVAVKNAGNISVTVADRLGLEKKPLIAVRNDLFTKPGTFELNILLADEVTEYAPYNILIRVSTHDEVFIKRNSRNIASTIAGRLGSWKFPFVSVKPDMFLEKPGEFEIELEKGGGLDG, encoded by the coding sequence ATGAAAGTAGTCGTTGATGCTTCTAATGTAGCTTATCATGTAAAAAATGAAAATGGGCAACCTAAAATCTCTAATATTCTTTCTGCTGTTAAAGCATTGGAAGAAAGTGAAGATGAATTTGTAATTATTGCCGACGCATCACTTCGTCATGACATTGATGATAAGGAAAAATATTTGAAATTGTTGGAAAGCGAAAATGTAGAGGAAGTTCCAGCAGGTAATGATGCAGACCATTTTATTTTAGAAATAGCCTATGATGAAAAAGCTAAAATATTGTCTAATGATAAATTCAGAGATTATGCTGCTGAATTTAAAAACATTTCTTCTATGAGGATTCCATTTATCATTGAAAACGGCAGACTCACATTTGGAAAACCTAAAAAGCCTAAAAAAGATAAAAATATTCTTCAACATATCTGTAATGAAATAATTAAGGAATTGGAATTTAAAAAATGGGAAATATATACTGGTAAGGAAGGTTTGGAGATATCCCCATTGAATATTGCTAAACAAGCTATTATTCGTATTGACAATGAGAGTAATGCAGACTCTAAACTGGAAAATATCTTCTCAAAAATCCCAATGTTTAATAAGATTGTAGAGATGGTTGACGATGTTGAAGTGGCTGCTCCATATGTGATATTTGTATTAGTTCACCCTAAGGATTATAAGGTTGCAGTAAAAAATGCTGGAAATATATCAGTCACCGTTGCAGATAGATTAGGTCTTGAAAAGAAACCTTTGATTGCTGTTCGTAATGACTTATTCACTAAACCGGGTACTTTTGAATTGAATATTCTTTTGGCAGATGAAGTAACTGAATACGCTCCATATAATATTTTAATTCGTGTAAGCACTCATGATGAAGTATTCATCAAAAGAAACTCTAGAAATATTGCTAGTACAATAGCTGGAAGACTTGGATCTTGGAAATTCCCTTTTGTTTCTGTCAAACCAGACATGTTTTTAGAAAAACCTGGCGAGTTTGAAATTGAACTTGAGAAGGGAGGGGGCTTAGATGGTTAA
- a CDS encoding acyltransferase, with translation MKISPKRILYLDEVRSLAIILVVLGHLIRLFSKDFFTWQICSGVFSLTRIGVPLFFTVSGALLLTRKHDIKQFLEKRFKRVVLPFAFWIVVYLIAGILIWHYEPTLDYFYGVIFGSHELSSLFWFIWSLIGVYLLIPVLSSFIREYGPFGSEYLILITIILSILYTIGFFDVQQIKYDFRIIFNFFPVLGYFIIGSYVHNTKFKFSNRRMFFIGILMFLVGILGHFIKIYYKGLGGFSLAPIDFFDICVVMETVGLFIAFKYADVKMISDKIKPLKEQTLGKIIVQFSLCSFGIYFSHYILMLYLFKFGFMQGWGNKNLFIYFPLSAVIIISICWALIYIMSKIPILKVGSGVK, from the coding sequence ATGAAAATCAGTCCGAAGCGAATTTTATATTTAGATGAAGTGAGGTCTCTTGCAATTATTTTGGTTGTTTTAGGGCATTTGATTCGTTTATTTTCAAAAGATTTTTTTACTTGGCAAATTTGTTCTGGTGTTTTTTCATTAACCAGAATAGGTGTTCCTCTATTTTTCACAGTCAGCGGTGCTTTGCTTTTAACAAGAAAGCATGATATTAAGCAATTTTTAGAAAAAAGATTTAAAAGAGTTGTTTTGCCATTCGCGTTTTGGATTGTTGTTTATTTGATTGCAGGCATTCTTATTTGGCATTATGAGCCTACATTGGATTATTTTTATGGAGTGATATTCGGATCCCATGAGCTATCCTCATTGTTTTGGTTTATATGGTCTTTAATTGGAGTTTATCTGTTAATTCCTGTTTTGAGTAGTTTCATTCGTGAGTATGGTCCTTTCGGTTCAGAATACTTAATTTTAATAACAATAATTCTATCAATACTTTATACGATAGGATTTTTTGATGTTCAACAAATCAAATACGATTTTAGGATTATATTTAACTTCTTCCCTGTTTTAGGGTATTTTATTATTGGTTCCTATGTTCATAATACCAAATTCAAATTTTCCAATCGAAGAATGTTTTTCATTGGAATTCTGATGTTTTTAGTTGGAATCCTTGGCCATTTTATAAAGATTTATTACAAAGGTCTAGGTGGATTTTCATTAGCTCCAATAGACTTTTTTGACATCTGCGTTGTCATGGAAACAGTTGGCTTGTTTATCGCATTCAAATATGCTGACGTTAAAATGATTTCAGATAAAATCAAACCATTAAAAGAACAGACTCTCGGCAAAATCATTGTACAATTCAGCCTATGCAGTTTCGGCATTTACTTTTCACATTATATTTTGATGTTATACCTGTTTAAATTCGGATTTATGCAGGGTTGGGGTAATAAGAACCTGTTTATTTATTTCCCATTGTCCGCTGTGATAATCATTAGCATCTGCTGGGCTTTAATTTATATTATGAGCAAAATTCCGATATTGAAAGTTGGAAGCGGAGTAAAATAG
- a CDS encoding DNA-3-methyladenine glycosylase I, with protein sequence MEKKNRCSWVNLNEETYIKYHDNEWGIPTHDDKELFEMLVLESFQAGLSWITILKKRENFRDAFDGFDVEKVANYDDVKVEELRSNEGIIRHKGKITSAINNANVFIEIQKEFGSFDKYIWGFTDGEIIKGEFKTESELSKDISKDLKKRGMRFVGPTIIYSYLESIGIINNHEPNCFKFNFE encoded by the coding sequence ATGGAAAAGAAAAACCGTTGCTCATGGGTGAATTTGAACGAAGAAACATACATAAAATACCATGATAATGAATGGGGAATTCCAACCCATGACGATAAGGAATTATTTGAAATGCTTGTTTTAGAATCGTTTCAGGCAGGCCTTTCCTGGATCACCATCCTTAAAAAAAGAGAAAATTTTAGAGATGCCTTTGACGGCTTTGATGTTGAAAAAGTAGCAAACTATGATGATGTTAAAGTTGAGGAATTGCGTTCAAATGAAGGAATTATCCGACATAAAGGAAAAATTACCTCCGCAATTAACAATGCAAATGTATTTATTGAAATACAAAAGGAATTTGGAAGCTTTGACAAGTATATCTGGGGATTTACAGATGGTGAAATTATCAAAGGAGAATTTAAAACTGAATCTGAATTATCCAAAGATATATCTAAAGATTTAAAAAAGCGCGGAATGAGGTTTGTAGGTCCGACAATAATATATTCCTATCTAGAATCAATCGGAATAATCAACAATCATGAGCCTAATTGCTTTAAATTTAACTTTGAATAG
- a CDS encoding MATE family efflux transporter, with protein MANKNVELMRGEPEKAVKKLAIPIMISMILTALYNIVDGIWVAGLGPTAIAGIGFVTPIFMVLNGASVGLGNGATSSISRFIGAKNHEMADKSAVQAMFIFLIASIVLTLIFLIIQKPLLESYGATGQTLNEAIAYATPLFLGLIALMFGNGCSGILRGEGDMKRAMYVVVVSVVLNASLDPIFIYVLGLGSAGASLATIVSAAISAIVILYWILIKKDTYIDVSLKNFKFDSKLAKDILKVGIPSALDMLIMAIAMSIYLIVISMVGGDYGIATFTSGQRLYLFAIMPLTAIGSAVIAVSGSAFGARNGDYLSRTHTYGVKFGLALGTVITLILVIFATPLATIFAYTPETANLVPGIAQYLQIACPCLILTGIGIPSSFFYQGIGKGVYSLMFTILREILFVVPLIYLFVFIFNWNLVGVWLGLCIGRAIASVINYVFARSEIKRIREKFGN; from the coding sequence ATGGCTAACAAAAATGTGGAATTGATGAGAGGAGAACCTGAAAAAGCTGTAAAGAAATTAGCTATCCCAATCATGATATCAATGATTTTAACCGCACTATACAATATCGTTGATGGAATTTGGGTAGCGGGACTCGGACCAACAGCTATTGCAGGAATCGGATTTGTAACACCAATTTTCATGGTGTTAAACGGAGCAAGCGTAGGACTTGGAAACGGTGCAACAAGCAGCATTTCAAGATTTATTGGAGCGAAGAATCATGAAATGGCAGATAAATCTGCAGTACAGGCGATGTTTATTTTCCTGATAGCCTCAATTGTGTTGACACTTATCTTCCTGATAATACAAAAGCCTTTACTTGAAAGCTATGGTGCTACAGGCCAGACATTGAATGAAGCTATAGCTTATGCAACACCATTGTTTTTAGGTTTAATTGCATTAATGTTTGGAAACGGCTGCAGCGGAATCCTTCGTGGAGAAGGGGATATGAAACGTGCAATGTATGTTGTAGTTGTTTCTGTTGTTTTAAATGCATCACTCGACCCGATATTTATTTACGTTTTAGGCCTGGGATCTGCCGGAGCATCACTTGCTACAATAGTAAGCGCAGCAATTTCTGCAATCGTCATATTATACTGGATCTTAATTAAAAAAGACACTTATATTGATGTTAGCCTTAAAAACTTCAAATTTGACTCAAAATTAGCAAAAGACATTTTAAAAGTTGGAATTCCATCTGCACTTGATATGCTGATTATGGCAATAGCAATGTCCATTTATCTAATAGTGATTTCCATGGTTGGAGGAGACTATGGAATAGCCACATTCACATCCGGTCAAAGGTTATACTTATTTGCAATAATGCCGCTTACAGCTATCGGTTCAGCAGTTATTGCAGTATCCGGAAGTGCATTCGGTGCCAGAAATGGAGATTATCTGTCCAGAACACATACTTATGGTGTAAAATTCGGTTTAGCTTTAGGAACCGTGATTACTTTAATTTTAGTAATATTCGCCACACCTTTGGCTACAATTTTTGCATATACTCCTGAAACCGCCAATCTGGTTCCTGGAATTGCACAGTATCTCCAGATTGCCTGCCCATGTCTAATCTTAACCGGTATTGGAATACCTTCAAGCTTTTTCTATCAAGGAATCGGAAAGGGAGTCTACAGTTTGATGTTTACAATTTTAAGGGAAATCCTTTTTGTAGTTCCTTTAATCTATTTATTCGTATTTATTTTCAATTGGAATCTTGTCGGTGTTTGGTTAGGCTTATGTATTGGAAGAGCGATTGCCAGTGTCATAAACTACGTATTCGCCAGATCAGAAATTAAACGGATAAGAGAAAAATTTGGAAATTAA
- a CDS encoding class I SAM-dependent methyltransferase, with amino-acid sequence MEHKHHGKSSSGYLDGDEILKEFDFNGNETFMDAGCGDGYIAKNAIDNYLPDGTVYAVDAYDQSIKDLENYKKENNVDNLINIEADIAKGIPGVYDSSIDAVLMLNVFHGFKASGEMDKVIDELARIINDDGKIAIMDFKPLDMQRGPPIEIRSSPQELEEIFNNHNLKKIYLNEDIGEDIPEGKSHYLIMFKKE; translated from the coding sequence ATGGAACATAAACATCATGGAAAATCAAGTTCAGGGTATTTAGATGGTGATGAAATTTTAAAAGAATTTGATTTTAATGGAAATGAGACTTTTATGGATGCAGGTTGTGGAGATGGATATATTGCTAAAAATGCAATTGATAATTATCTTCCCGACGGCACTGTCTATGCAGTGGATGCCTATGATCAATCCATAAAAGATTTAGAAAATTATAAGAAGGAAAATAATGTTGATAATTTAATTAATATCGAAGCGGACATTGCTAAGGGGATTCCAGGTGTTTATGACTCTTCAATCGATGCTGTTTTAATGCTTAATGTTTTCCATGGGTTTAAAGCATCTGGGGAAATGGATAAAGTAATCGATGAGTTGGCTAGAATAATAAATGATGATGGTAAAATAGCAATTATGGATTTTAAACCATTAGATATGCAAAGAGGACCTCCAATCGAAATTAGAAGCTCACCACAAGAGTTGGAAGAAATATTTAATAACCATAATCTTAAAAAAATATATTTGAATGAAGATATTGGTGAGGATATTCCAGAAGGCAAATCTCACTATTTGATAATGTTTAAAAAGGAGTAA
- a CDS encoding 2-C-methyl-D-erythritol 4-phosphate cytidylyltransferase — protein sequence MIFAAILAGGIGSRMGGTDTPKQFLDLGNKPVIIHTIEKFVINKKIDKIIVLTPKNFIDHTNHLINEYIGFDDEIIVIEGGKTRNDTIMNSISYINDEFGIDEDSIIITHDSVRPFVTHRIIEDNIEAAKKYGACDTVIPATDTIVESINGATIESIPVRDYYYQGQTPQSFNIKKLYNLITSLTEEESNILTDACKIFTLKDEDVHLVEGEVTNIKITYPYDLKLANTILEDIHD from the coding sequence ATGATTTTTGCAGCAATCTTGGCAGGTGGAATAGGATCTAGGATGGGTGGCACTGACACTCCAAAACAATTTTTGGATTTGGGAAATAAGCCGGTCATAATTCATACAATTGAAAAGTTCGTTATTAATAAAAAAATAGATAAGATTATTGTTTTAACTCCAAAAAACTTCATTGACCATACTAATCATTTGATTAATGAGTATATTGGATTTGATGATGAGATTATTGTTATTGAAGGTGGAAAAACAAGAAACGACACCATAATGAACAGTATCAGTTACATTAATGATGAATTTGGCATTGATGAAGACTCAATAATCATTACTCATGACTCTGTGCGTCCATTTGTAACCCATAGAATCATTGAAGACAATATTGAAGCTGCAAAAAAATATGGGGCTTGCGATACTGTAATTCCAGCTACAGATACGATTGTTGAAAGCATCAACGGCGCGACCATTGAAAGCATTCCCGTAAGGGATTATTATTACCAAGGTCAAACACCACAGAGCTTCAATATAAAGAAACTTTATAACTTGATTACTAGTTTAACGGAAGAAGAATCCAATATACTTACAGATGCATGTAAGATATTCACACTTAAGGACGAAGATGTACATCTAGTTGAGGGTGAAGTGACAAATATTAAAATTACATACCCTTATGACTTAAAATTAGCAAATACTATACTTGAGGATATTCATGATTAA
- the argJ gene encoding bifunctional ornithine acetyltransferase/N-acetylglutamate synthase, whose translation MDFIRDLDGGFSVIENLKVSGAREGKYGVSIILSPNSTASAVFTSNKVVAAPVKYTKNVLKKGIISAVFVNSGNANCFTGQQGIKDCETLVELLSKDLGLPSDEIAISSTGVIGREMPIDIISKVAYESISKLGNKPENSLAAAKAIMTTDTFPKECAVEVTLTTGDKVKIAGITKGSGMIAPNMGTMLSFIVTDAVIPADEINNALKKAADVSFNMIVVDGDESTNDTCLMMANGASGINVVNDGKLDSNFQDALNYLCIDLAKKMARDGEGATKFIEANVVGAKDFEDAKLAAKSIISSSLFKSAVFGGDPNWGRIVSAIGYSGCDLDPDIVTIAIADDLDEVDLVRKGEILAFEDTPFLERAEKIMQSKNVIVNIDLDLGDGQATAWGCDLTYDYVKINAEYTT comes from the coding sequence ATGGATTTTATTAGAGATTTGGATGGAGGATTTTCAGTAATTGAAAATCTTAAGGTATCAGGAGCACGTGAAGGCAAATATGGTGTTAGTATAATTTTATCCCCAAACAGCACAGCATCTGCCGTGTTTACATCAAACAAAGTCGTTGCAGCTCCTGTTAAATACACAAAAAACGTACTTAAAAAAGGAATTATTTCTGCTGTTTTTGTAAATAGTGGTAATGCCAATTGTTTTACAGGTCAACAAGGTATCAAAGATTGTGAAACTTTAGTTGAGCTATTATCAAAAGATTTGGGATTGCCTTCAGATGAAATTGCTATTTCTTCAACAGGTGTTATAGGTCGTGAAATGCCTATTGATATCATTTCCAAAGTGGCTTATGAGTCAATTTCAAAATTGGGAAATAAGCCTGAAAATTCCCTTGCCGCTGCAAAGGCAATTATGACAACAGATACATTTCCTAAGGAATGTGCTGTTGAAGTGACCTTAACCACTGGAGATAAAGTCAAAATTGCAGGCATTACAAAAGGAAGTGGAATGATTGCTCCAAATATGGGCACAATGCTTTCGTTTATTGTAACTGATGCAGTTATTCCTGCAGATGAAATTAATAATGCATTAAAAAAAGCTGCTGATGTCAGTTTCAACATGATAGTTGTGGATGGTGATGAAAGCACTAATGATACCTGTTTGATGATGGCAAATGGCGCATCTGGAATTAATGTTGTTAACGATGGAAAATTGGATTCAAATTTCCAGGATGCCTTAAATTATTTGTGCATTGATTTGGCTAAAAAAATGGCTCGTGATGGTGAAGGGGCCACTAAATTTATCGAAGCAAATGTGGTTGGTGCAAAAGATTTTGAAGACGCTAAATTGGCTGCAAAATCCATTATTTCTTCCAGTCTTTTTAAATCTGCTGTATTCGGTGGGGATCCTAATTGGGGAAGAATTGTCTCAGCAATTGGATACTCAGGATGTGATTTAGATCCGGATATTGTAACAATAGCTATTGCTGATGATTTGGATGAAGTGGATTTGGTTAGAAAAGGGGAAATTTTAGCATTTGAAGATACTCCTTTCCTTGAAAGAGCTGAAAAAATAATGCAGTCTAAAAACGTCATTGTTAACATTGACCTTGATTTAGGGGATGGCCAAGCAACTGCATGGGGATGCGATTTAACTTATGATTATGTTAAAATTAATGCAGAATATACCACTTAA
- a CDS encoding class I SAM-dependent methyltransferase — MHGHRAHGFSSALFLDSDEILGELNLKGDETFMDAGCGDGHIAIKVVEEYLPDGTVYAVDVYDASIEDMETYKNENNIENLINIEADITKGIPGVDDESIDVVLMVNVFHGFKASRTMDEAIEEFSRIIKKDGKIAIMDYKAWDVPKGPPTAFRSSPEELEEIFNKHNLKMTYLNEEIGEDIPQGKSHFFIVFQKE; from the coding sequence ATGCATGGTCATAGAGCTCATGGATTTTCTAGTGCACTGTTTTTAGATTCCGATGAAATTTTAGGAGAGTTGAATCTAAAAGGTGATGAAACTTTTATGGATGCGGGATGTGGTGACGGCCATATTGCAATAAAAGTAGTTGAAGAATATCTTCCTGACGGTACTGTTTATGCTGTGGATGTTTATGATGCATCAATTGAAGATATGGAGACATATAAAAATGAAAACAACATTGAAAATTTAATTAACATTGAAGCCGACATTACAAAGGGAATTCCTGGTGTAGATGATGAATCTATTGATGTTGTTTTAATGGTTAATGTATTCCACGGATTTAAAGCATCAAGAACTATGGATGAAGCCATTGAAGAATTTTCAAGGATTATTAAAAAAGACGGAAAAATAGCAATAATGGACTATAAAGCATGGGATGTTCCAAAAGGACCTCCAACTGCATTTAGAAGTTCTCCTGAAGAACTGGAAGAAATTTTCAATAAGCATAATCTAAAAATGACATATTTAAACGAAGAGATTGGTGAAGATATCCCTCAAGGCAAATCTCACTTTTTCATCGTATTTCAAAAAGAATAG
- a CDS encoding aldo/keto reductase, translating into MMQLGMGMMRLPILDENDFTSIDYEHVNQMVDAYIESGFNHFDTAYVYHEGLGEKTFKKCVVERYPRDSFKIATKLPLFVITEESQLEPIFAEQLENCGVEYFDYYMLHNVSGFTETAWKNVDLYSFIQKKKEEGFIKHIGLSTHGNSEFLEEILFEHPELEFVLLQINYLDWEDEGIESRKCFEVAKKYNKKVMIMEPYKGGFLADVPEEAEKLMKEYNPDRSVVSWAMRFVANLDDVCVVLTGASSLEQLQSNIQEFENADPLNDEEFEILERVSEIINSNITVDCTKCRYCVDTCSEEIDIAKLFDLYNKHKMLKIDEWTQFGNAYLNYSKLPDVGIASDCIECENCIEECPQQINIPEVLKDVAETFETEIYGFKN; encoded by the coding sequence ATGATGCAATTAGGCATGGGAATGATGAGATTACCAATCTTGGATGAAAATGACTTTACAAGCATTGATTATGAACATGTAAATCAGATGGTTGACGCATACATAGAAAGCGGATTTAATCATTTTGATACTGCATACGTCTATCATGAAGGTTTAGGGGAAAAGACATTTAAAAAATGCGTTGTTGAAAGATATCCTCGTGATTCATTTAAAATAGCAACTAAATTACCATTATTTGTCATTACTGAAGAATCACAATTGGAACCGATTTTCGCTGAACAGCTTGAAAATTGTGGCGTTGAATATTTTGATTATTATATGTTGCATAATGTAAGCGGATTCACTGAAACCGCTTGGAAAAACGTTGATCTATATTCATTTATACAAAAGAAAAAAGAAGAAGGATTCATTAAACATATCGGTTTGTCCACTCATGGAAATTCCGAATTTTTAGAAGAGATTCTGTTTGAACATCCTGAACTGGAGTTTGTACTGCTTCAGATTAATTATCTCGACTGGGAAGATGAAGGAATCGAATCAAGGAAATGTTTTGAGGTTGCAAAAAAATATAATAAGAAAGTAATGATTATGGAGCCATATAAGGGAGGATTTTTAGCGGATGTTCCTGAAGAGGCAGAAAAACTCATGAAAGAATATAATCCGGATAGATCAGTTGTCTCCTGGGCCATGAGATTTGTAGCCAATCTTGATGACGTCTGTGTGGTTCTGACAGGTGCAAGTAGTTTAGAACAACTTCAAAGCAATATTCAGGAATTCGAAAATGCAGATCCTTTAAATGATGAAGAATTCGAAATCCTTGAGAGGGTTTCCGAAATCATCAACAGCAATATTACTGTGGACTGTACAAAATGCAGATACTGTGTCGATACATGTTCTGAAGAAATAGACATTGCAAAATTATTCGATTTGTACAATAAGCATAAGATGCTTAAGATTGATGAATGGACCCAATTTGGAAATGCATATCTGAACTATTCCAAGCTTCCAGATGTAGGGATTGCTTCAGACTGCATAGAATGTGAAAATTGCATAGAGGAATGTCCACAGCAAATCAATATTCCTGAAGTCTTAAAAGATGTTGCAGAAACTTTTGAAACGGAAATTTACGGATTTAAAAATTAA
- a CDS encoding nascent polypeptide-associated complex protein — translation MIPGMNKKQMKQMERQMKKMGMKMEDLEGVREVIIRFDDKELIIDDPSVSLMNVMGQETYQIDGKAREVELEYEIEIPDEDVEMVANSAGVSKDEAKAALEECKGDLAEAIMKLNQ, via the coding sequence ATGATACCTGGAATGAATAAAAAACAAATGAAACAAATGGAAAGACAAATGAAAAAAATGGGCATGAAAATGGAAGATTTAGAAGGTGTCCGTGAAGTTATTATCCGTTTTGATGATAAAGAATTAATTATTGATGATCCTAGTGTAAGTTTAATGAATGTGATGGGTCAAGAAACTTACCAGATAGATGGTAAAGCCCGTGAAGTCGAACTTGAATATGAAATCGAAATTCCAGATGAGGATGTTGAAATGGTAGCCAATAGTGCAGGTGTTTCTAAAGATGAAGCAAAAGCAGCTTTGGAAGAATGCAAAGGAGACCTTGCTGAAGCTATCATGAAATTAAACCAATAG
- a CDS encoding metallophosphoesterase: MTVIAHISDLHVSRFHFDEDVFMQAVSEINDLQPDMIILTGDITSDGYYKQFEQATKYLELFEAPLFAVPGNHDARNLGYLTFEELIGEKSWKLTMGDELTVIGLDSSSPDENRGHIGSPQHMWLEHQLDECVINENFSIIALHHHVISIPQTGRERNVLSDAGDILKTLTTHEVDLVLSGHKHVPNIWKINNTIVVNAGSLCSTKLRGKINNSYNVYNINKEEIEIFLHNVGGEKFLFGKYPRNKL, encoded by the coding sequence ATGACTGTTATTGCACATATTTCAGATTTGCATGTTAGCAGATTCCATTTCGATGAAGATGTTTTCATGCAGGCTGTAAGCGAAATCAATGACTTGCAACCGGATATGATTATACTGACTGGAGATATAACCAGCGATGGTTATTATAAGCAGTTCGAACAAGCAACAAAATATTTAGAATTGTTTGAAGCACCATTATTTGCCGTTCCTGGAAACCATGATGCCCGTAATTTGGGTTATCTCACTTTTGAAGAGTTAATCGGTGAAAAAAGTTGGAAACTAACAATGGGTGATGAATTAACCGTAATAGGATTGGATAGCAGTTCTCCTGATGAAAATAGGGGCCATATTGGAAGTCCTCAGCACATGTGGTTGGAACATCAATTAGATGAATGTGTCATTAATGAAAATTTTTCAATTATCGCTTTGCACCATCATGTGATTTCAATTCCTCAAACAGGCCGTGAACGTAATGTTTTATCAGATGCAGGGGATATTTTAAAGACTTTAACCACTCATGAAGTTGATTTAGTTTTATCAGGTCACAAGCATGTTCCAAATATTTGGAAAATAAATAATACAATCGTTGTTAATGCAGGTTCATTATGTTCAACAAAGCTTAGAGGAAAAATAAATAACTCCTATAATGTTTATAACATAAATAAGGAAGAAATAGAGATTTTTCTCCATAATGTTGGTGGAGAAAAATTTTTATTTGGAAAATATCCAAGGAATAAACTATAA
- a CDS encoding alcohol dehydrogenase catalytic domain-containing protein has translation MINIVYRLKSPKFFEEAIDEIELDGIVVRPLYLSICQADQRYYQGSRPVEVLEKKLPMALIHEGVGEVVFDCNNNFKPGDKVVMIPNTPSGEDVCRLNYSYNSKFRGSGFDGFTSDLIKLDEDRVIRIPDDFNLHVSSFIELISVAYQGITKFNDIAITPKDKLGVWGDGNLGFITSLLLKEMFPDSKVYVFGKHQDNLSLFTFADKVYQIHNVPDDLVIDHAFECVGSSASQAAIEQIIDLINPQGTINLFGVSEYPIPVNTRMILEKGLTVQGNSRSEREDFVGVIETLKQNPKLFEYLGKLVTNVCEINSLDDLKEAFDKDYIYRFGKTILKWNK, from the coding sequence ATGATTAACATTGTTTACAGATTAAAATCTCCAAAGTTCTTTGAAGAGGCAATAGATGAAATTGAATTGGACGGCATTGTAGTAAGGCCGCTTTATCTTTCAATCTGTCAAGCTGACCAAAGGTACTATCAGGGGTCAAGGCCGGTTGAAGTCTTGGAAAAAAAATTGCCTATGGCATTAATCCATGAAGGAGTTGGAGAGGTGGTATTTGACTGCAATAATAACTTTAAACCTGGTGATAAGGTTGTAATGATACCGAATACCCCTTCAGGTGAAGATGTCTGCAGATTAAATTATTCTTATAATTCAAAATTCAGGGGAAGTGGTTTTGACGGATTCACTTCCGATTTAATTAAACTTGATGAAGATAGGGTCATAAGGATTCCGGATGATTTCAATCTTCATGTTTCATCATTCATTGAACTGATTTCAGTAGCCTATCAGGGAATCACAAAATTTAATGATATAGCCATTACTCCAAAAGACAAATTGGGAGTTTGGGGTGATGGGAATTTAGGTTTCATAACCTCACTTCTTTTAAAGGAAATGTTTCCGGATTCAAAGGTATATGTATTTGGAAAACATCAGGATAATCTAAGCCTATTCACTTTTGCAGATAAGGTTTATCAGATTCATAATGTTCCTGACGACCTTGTAATTGACCATGCTTTTGAATGTGTTGGTTCCAGTGCATCACAAGCAGCTATTGAACAGATAATCGATTTGATTAACCCTCAAGGAACAATTAATTTATTTGGAGTAAGCGAATATCCGATTCCAGTAAATACTCGTATGATTCTAGAAAAGGGATTGACCGTTCAGGGAAATAGCCGTTCCGAAAGAGAAGATTTTGTTGGAGTCATTGAAACTCTCAAACAAAACCCAAAATTATTTGAATATTTGGGAAAACTGGTTACCAACGTTTGCGAAATAAACTCTTTAGATGATTTAAAAGAGGCATTTGACAAAGACTACATTTATCGCTTTGGCAAAACAATTTTGAAATGGAATAAATAA